A single window of Ictalurus punctatus breed USDA103 chromosome 27, Coco_2.0, whole genome shotgun sequence DNA harbors:
- the ndufs3 gene encoding NADH dehydrogenase [ubiquinone] iron-sulfur protein 3, mitochondrial isoform X1, with protein sequence MAASLLRLTRGTLGRTLNAVSRNAALIPTRCEATATETRPTVRPKDTVTHNQLSQFGEYVAEILPKYVQQVEVTCYNELEVMIHPEGVLPVLTFLRDHSNAQFRNMTDLTAVDVPTRQNRFEIVYNLLSLRFNSRIRVKTYTDELTPVDSAVPVHEAANWYEREVWDMFGVFFANHPDLRRILTDYGFEGHPFRKDFPLSGYVEVRYDDELKRVVAEPVELAQEFRKFDLNSPWEAFPAYREPKDAPKLEAGDKPAK encoded by the exons ATGGCGGCTTCCCTGCTTAGGCTCACCCGCGGGACTTTAGGTAGAACCTTGAACG CTGTGAGTCGGAATGCTGCACTGATCCCAACGCGTTGTGAAGCAACAGCAACCGAGACAAGAC CTACGGTTAGGCCCAAGGATACGGTGACTCATAACCAGCTGTCTCAGTTTGGGGAATATGTGGCTGAAATTCTTCCCAAATATGTGCAGCAAGTTGAG GTCACATGCTACAACGAGCTGGAAGTTATGATCCACCCAGAGGGAGTCCTACCTGTACTGACTTTCCTTCGGGATCACTCCAATGCCCAGTTCCGCAACATGACTGACCTCACCGCAGTTGATGTTCCCACTAGGCAAAACCGCTTTGAG ATTGTGTATAATCTGCTGTCATTGCGCTTCAACTCTCGCATTCGAGTCAAGACCTACACAGATGAGCTGACCCCCGTTGACTCGGCTGTCCCTGTCCATGAAGCGGCCAACTGGTATGAAAGAGAG GTGTGGGACATGTTTGGAGTGTTCTTTGCAAATCATCCGGATCTGAGACGAATCCTAACAGATTATGGTTTTGAAGGCCATCCATTTAGAAAAGATTTCCCACTGTCTGGATATGTAGAG GTACGCTATGATGATGAGCTGAAACGGGTTGTAGCAGAGCCTGTGGAACTTGCACAGGAGTTCAGGAAGTTTGACCTGAACAGTCCGTGGGAGGCATTTCCTGCATACAGGGAACCTAAAGATGCGCCCAAACTAGAGGCTGGTGACAAACCTGCAAAATAA
- the ndufs3 gene encoding NADH dehydrogenase [ubiquinone] iron-sulfur protein 3, mitochondrial — protein sequence MIHPEGVLPVLTFLRDHSNAQFRNMTDLTAVDVPTRQNRFEIVYNLLSLRFNSRIRVKTYTDELTPVDSAVPVHEAANWYEREVWDMFGVFFANHPDLRRILTDYGFEGHPFRKDFPLSGYVEVRYDDELKRVVAEPVELAQEFRKFDLNSPWEAFPAYREPKDAPKLEAGDKPAK from the exons ATGATCCACCCAGAGGGAGTCCTACCTGTACTGACTTTCCTTCGGGATCACTCCAATGCCCAGTTCCGCAACATGACTGACCTCACCGCAGTTGATGTTCCCACTAGGCAAAACCGCTTTGAG ATTGTGTATAATCTGCTGTCATTGCGCTTCAACTCTCGCATTCGAGTCAAGACCTACACAGATGAGCTGACCCCCGTTGACTCGGCTGTCCCTGTCCATGAAGCGGCCAACTGGTATGAAAGAGAG GTGTGGGACATGTTTGGAGTGTTCTTTGCAAATCATCCGGATCTGAGACGAATCCTAACAGATTATGGTTTTGAAGGCCATCCATTTAGAAAAGATTTCCCACTGTCTGGATATGTAGAG GTACGCTATGATGATGAGCTGAAACGGGTTGTAGCAGAGCCTGTGGAACTTGCACAGGAGTTCAGGAAGTTTGACCTGAACAGTCCGTGGGAGGCATTTCCTGCATACAGGGAACCTAAAGATGCGCCCAAACTAGAGGCTGGTGACAAACCTGCAAAATAA
- the ptpmt1 gene encoding phosphatidylglycerophosphatase and protein-tyrosine phosphatase 1 isoform X1 — protein MSGLLARILFYPTLAYNVMMEKISSRRWFDRVDQTVILGALPFRSMTEELVQAENVRGVVTMNEEYETEFFCNSAEEWKAEGVEQIRLSTVDLTGVPSLEHIHRGVEFVLKHRDQGTSVYIHCKAGRSRSATLAAAYLIRLHCWSTDKACKQLAAVRPHVLIRSAQRDMLDKYHKQVCGPDSSGV, from the exons ATGTCGGGTTTGTTAGCGAGGATTTTATTTTACCCCACACTGGCTTACAATGTGATGATGGAGAAAATCTCTTCTCGGCGATGGTTTGATCGCGTGGACCAGACTGTCATTCTCGGGGCTCTTCCCTTCAGATCCATGACCGAGGAG CTGGTTCAAGCGGAAAATGTTCGGGGGGTGGTGACGATGAACGAGGAATACGAGACAGAGTTTTTCTGTAATTcagcagag GAGTGGAAAGCAGAAGGTGTGGAGCAGATCAGACTCAGCACAGTGGATCTGACAGGAGTTCCTAGTCTGGAACACATTCACAGAGGAGTTGAGTTTGTTCTAAAACACCGTGATCAGGGCACCAGTGTCTACATCCACTGCAAAGCAGGACGTTCTCGCAGTGCCACTCTGGCTGCTGCATACCTCATTAGG CTCCACTGCTGGAGTACAGACAAGGCCTGTAAACAGTTGGCAGCTGTCCGCCCGCATGTACTGATCCGCTCTGCTCAGCGCGACATGCTGGACAAGTATCACAAACAAGTGTGTGGACCAGATTCAAGCGGTGTATGA
- the ptpmt1 gene encoding phosphatidylglycerophosphatase and protein-tyrosine phosphatase 1 isoform X2, whose translation MSGLLARILFYPTLAYNVMMEKISSRRWFDRVDQTVILGALPFRSMTEEEWKAEGVEQIRLSTVDLTGVPSLEHIHRGVEFVLKHRDQGTSVYIHCKAGRSRSATLAAAYLIRLHCWSTDKACKQLAAVRPHVLIRSAQRDMLDKYHKQVCGPDSSGV comes from the exons ATGTCGGGTTTGTTAGCGAGGATTTTATTTTACCCCACACTGGCTTACAATGTGATGATGGAGAAAATCTCTTCTCGGCGATGGTTTGATCGCGTGGACCAGACTGTCATTCTCGGGGCTCTTCCCTTCAGATCCATGACCGAGGAG GAGTGGAAAGCAGAAGGTGTGGAGCAGATCAGACTCAGCACAGTGGATCTGACAGGAGTTCCTAGTCTGGAACACATTCACAGAGGAGTTGAGTTTGTTCTAAAACACCGTGATCAGGGCACCAGTGTCTACATCCACTGCAAAGCAGGACGTTCTCGCAGTGCCACTCTGGCTGCTGCATACCTCATTAGG CTCCACTGCTGGAGTACAGACAAGGCCTGTAAACAGTTGGCAGCTGTCCGCCCGCATGTACTGATCCGCTCTGCTCAGCGCGACATGCTGGACAAGTATCACAAACAAGTGTGTGGACCAGATTCAAGCGGTGTATGA
- the ptpmt1 gene encoding phosphatidylglycerophosphatase and protein-tyrosine phosphatase 1 (The RefSeq protein has 1 substitution compared to this genomic sequence) gives MSGLLARILFYPTLAYNVMMEKISSRRWFDRVDQTVILGALPFRSMTEELIQAENVRGVVTMNEEYETEFFCNSAEEWKAEGVEQIRLSTVDLTGVPSLEHIHRGVEFVLKHRDQGTSVYIHCKAGRSRSATLAAAYLIRLHCWSTDKACKQLAAVRPHVLIRSAQRDMLDKYHKQVCGPDSSGV, from the exons ATGTCGGGTTTGTTAGCGAGGATTTTATTTTACCCCACACTGGCTTACAATGTGATGATGGAGAAAATCTCTTCTCGGCGATGGTTTGATCGCGTGGACCAGACTGTCATTCTCGGGGCTCTTCCCTTCAGATCCATGACCGAGGAG CTGGTTCAAGCGGAAAATGTTCGGGGGGTGGTGACGATGAACGAGGAATACGAGACAGAGTTTTTCTGTAATTcagcagag GAGTGGAAAGCAGAAGGTGTGGAGCAGATCAGACTCAGCACAGTGGATCTGACAGGAGTTCCTAGTCTGGAACACATTCACAGAGGAGTTGAGTTTGTTCTAAAACACCGTGATCAGGGCACCAGTGTCTACATCCACTGCAAAGCAGGACGTTCTCGCAGTGCCACTCTGGCTGCTGCATACCTCATTAGG CTCCACTGCTGGAGTACAGACAAGGCCTGTAAACAGTTGGCAGCTGTCCGCCCGCATGTACTGATCCGCTCTGCTCAGCGCGACATGCTGGACAAGTATCACAAACAAGTGTGTGGACCAGATTCAAGCGGTGTATGA